The genomic window TGCCCGCAGAACCCTGACAAGCGGCCGCCCGCACCAGCGGACGGCCGCTTGTCAGACCTGTCCGGGCTTACGCGAGTTCGGTCGTGGCGCCCAGGATGTAGCCGTGCGAAGACGGGCACTGCGCCGCGGAGGGCAGCTGGGTCTGCGGGGCGAACCAGTACCCGTAGAAGTAGGTTCCGCCGGAGGTCGGGCTCGGGGCGCAGGTGATCCGGACCCGGTAGTAGCCGGTCCCGATCTGGCACCGCGTCCAGGACGACATGTTCGACCAGTTGATGTTCTTGGAGGCGATGGTGCAGAGGTTCGGCTTCGCCGCGGCCGGCGTGGCGGTGGCGGCGACAACGGTGCCGGCCGCCAGCGGCAGCATGGCGGCGCCGATCAGGGCCCTTCGCAGACGAGACATCGGTGTTTCCTTCCCCGTGTGGACAAAGCGACGATGATCATTGCACGAGCGGTTCGCCGGTGGGAATGGGTGGACGTGCTGGAGAGGGACGCCGCGGACTACGGGCTGCCGGTGCGCCGCCGGCGACAACATGCCTCAGCCCGGGAGATCGGAAGTCTGGTGTCTACGGCGAGCCGGTTGCCCCCGGAACAGGTCGAACTCCTGATCGCGCAGGCCCGGAGCGGTGACCCGGCGGCCGCCCATGCGGTGGGCGTCGTCAGGACGCGCCTGCCGGGACTGATCCGGGGTGGGCGGCCGGGAGCGTAGGTGATGGGCACGATGGCAGCCGGTCAGTCCGGGCCGCCTCCGCCCGGCGGCCGCGCCGACGGCCTTGCCGGTACGCCTGTCTCGCGCGGACTCTCGCGATCGGCCATGCACTGCGGTCGGTCGCGGTTTCTGTCGTACCCCCGCGTTATGTTCGTGGCCAGTCGGACAACCGGGAGCGGAGGGCGGAGATGGCGGCGCGGTCCAGTCCGTAAAGGGTGAAGCGGGCGTCGTCGAGGCGGTCGAGGTAACGGCCTGCGTCGGCGATGTCCTCGGGGTCGAGGGCCGGGTCGGCGGCGTGGGCGAGTTCCAGGACCCGGGGGAGGGGGTAACGTTCGAGAGCTGCGGCGACGTCGATGTAATCGCGGACTTCGCGCCGGTTGACCAGGGCGGCGACCTTCGTGGCGACCAGGTCGTCGAGGTGCATGACCGGGCCGAGGTCCATCACCACGGGGGCTCGGTTGCGGTCCAGGCGGCACAGGGTGAGGCGTAGGGCGCGGTGTTCGCCCGCGACCAGGAACTCCTGGATGTCGGCGTTCATGCCTTCGAACAGTTCGTCGGCTTCCTCGGGGACCACACGGTAACCGGCGGCGGTCAGTGCGGACGTCACCTCGCCGGCTGCGGCGGCCACCGCTCCGGCCGTGTCGGTGAACAGGTCGAGGTCTTCGGTGGGGCGGGCCACCAGGCCGTTGACCAGCCAGGCGACGCCGCCGCCGAGGACGAAGCCGTGTTTGTCGGCGACGTTGAGGGCGATCCGGGCGATGTCGCGGTAGAAGTCGTCGACGCTCACGCGGCGATGGCCAGCGCGCGCAGCCGGGGGTGACGTGCTTCCCAGGCGGCGCGGACTCCACGGGGGAGGTTGAGTTCGGGCCACAGCCGGATCAGGACCGTGCCGTTGACGTATTCGCGCAGCTCGTCGACGCGGATGGCTTCGCGGAGCACGTTCTCATACATCCACAGCAGCATGGTGTGCTGGCTCAGGTCGAAGGCCCGCTGCGGCTGCCACCAGAGGCGCAGCGGCAGCTCGACGATCCCGGTGGCAGGGCCGTGCAGCTCGCCGAGCGTCCCCGCCACGACCACGGGCCGGTGCGGCCGGGCGAGGTGTGTGACCGGGGCGGTACTCACTGACATGTCATCAGCCTAAACCGACACACCGTACAGAAGGCAAACAGCTAGGTTCCTAGGATGGTCTAGCGGGTGTAATGTGGCCAGCATCGTCGATGTCAGCCGAGGGAGGTGAGACCCCATGAACGCAGTGATGAGGGTGCTCCCCGGTCGATCGGCGTAAGTGCCGCCGGGGAGCACGAGGCACTCCCCGAAAGGCGACACCGCCATGTTTGACGTGATCATCACCGGGTGCGGCCCGGTCGGCGCGATGCTGGCCGCCGAACTCCGCCTGCACGACGTCCGGGTCCTGGTCCTGGAGCAGGACACCGAACCCGTGTCGTTCGCCCGCATCGTCGGCCTGCACATCCGCAGCATCGAGCTGATGGCGATGCGCGGCCTGCTGGACCGTCTGCTCGCGCACGGCCGCCGGCGTCCGGCCGGCGCCTACTTCGCGGCCATCGACAAACCCGCACCCCAAGACCTTGATTCGCCGTACGCCTACCTGCTCGGGATCCCGCAGCCGGTCGTCGTGCGACTGCTCGAAGAACACGCGGCCACCGCGGGCGCGAGCATCCGGCGCGGTGCCGCCGTGGCCGGTTTCGATCAGGAAGCGGACGGGGTGACGGTCGAACTGGCCGACGGGGAACAGCTGCGCACCCGCTATCTGGTCGGCTGCGACGGCGCACACAGCACGGTTCGGCGGCTGCTCGGTGTCGGCTTCCCCGGCGAACCGACACGCAACGAGACGCTGATGGGCGAGATGGCGGTGACCACACCACCGTCGGGACCGCTCGATCGACGGGTCGACATCCGTCCGGTGGGCGACGGGCTCTACCGGGTCATCGTTCCGGCGGCCACCACCGGGGAGCCGCCCACCCTCGACGACTTCCGCCAGCAGCTGCGCGTTCTCACCGGCACCGACTTCGGGGTGCACTCGCCGCGCTGGCTGTCCCGGTTCGGTGACGCCACCCGGCTGGCCGACCGGTACCGGATCGGCCGGGTGCTGCTGGCCGGTGACGCCGCCCACATCCATCCGCCGATCGGCGGCCAGGGCCTGAACCTGGGCCTGCAGGACGCGGTCAACCTGGGCTGGAAACTGGCCGCCCAGGTCCACGGCCGGGCGCCGGGCACGTTGCTCGACACCTACCAGACCGAACGCCATCCGGTCGCCGCCGACGTACTGGACAACACCCGCGCCCAGCGGGAACTGCTGTCCGACGAACCGGGCGCGCAGGCGGTCCGCCGGCTCCTGATCGAGCTGATGGACTTCGACGAGGTGAACCGCCGTCTGCTGGAGAAGATCACCGGAATCGGTGTCCGCTACGACTTCGGTCCCGGCCCGGACCTGCTCGGCCGCCGGATGCCCGAGATCAAGACGCGGCAGGGCGACCTCTACGGGCTGCTGCACCGGGGTCGTGGCCTGCTGCTGGACTGCACCGGTCACCTGAACACCGGCGGCCGGGCCGACCACCTCGCGGATCCGTCGCTGGCCCTGGACGCACCCGCCGTCCTGCTGCGCCCGGACGGCCACGTGGCTTGGCTCGGCGACGACCAGCAAGACCTGGACACCCACCTCACCCGCTGGTTCGGCGAACCCACCGGCTGACGCCCATCTGTGTGGTGACTTCGGGTGCGAATCGCACCCGAAGTCACCACACGAGCCTGGC from Actinoplanes derwentensis includes these protein-coding regions:
- a CDS encoding FAD-dependent monooxygenase, with protein sequence MFDVIITGCGPVGAMLAAELRLHDVRVLVLEQDTEPVSFARIVGLHIRSIELMAMRGLLDRLLAHGRRRPAGAYFAAIDKPAPQDLDSPYAYLLGIPQPVVVRLLEEHAATAGASIRRGAAVAGFDQEADGVTVELADGEQLRTRYLVGCDGAHSTVRRLLGVGFPGEPTRNETLMGEMAVTTPPSGPLDRRVDIRPVGDGLYRVIVPAATTGEPPTLDDFRQQLRVLTGTDFGVHSPRWLSRFGDATRLADRYRIGRVLLAGDAAHIHPPIGGQGLNLGLQDAVNLGWKLAAQVHGRAPGTLLDTYQTERHPVAADVLDNTRAQRELLSDEPGAQAVRRLLIELMDFDEVNRRLLEKITGIGVRYDFGPGPDLLGRRMPEIKTRQGDLYGLLHRGRGLLLDCTGHLNTGGRADHLADPSLALDAPAVLLRPDGHVAWLGDDQQDLDTHLTRWFGEPTG
- a CDS encoding nucleotidyl transferase AbiEii/AbiGii toxin family protein is translated as MSVDDFYRDIARIALNVADKHGFVLGGGVAWLVNGLVARPTEDLDLFTDTAGAVAAAAGEVTSALTAAGYRVVPEEADELFEGMNADIQEFLVAGEHRALRLTLCRLDRNRAPVVMDLGPVMHLDDLVATKVAALVNRREVRDYIDVAAALERYPLPRVLELAHAADPALDPEDIADAGRYLDRLDDARFTLYGLDRAAISALRSRLSDWPRT